The following are encoded in a window of Arthrobacter sp. OAP107 genomic DNA:
- a CDS encoding SDR family oxidoreductase yields the protein MTILLAGCGDLGTETGLRFAAAGHRVVGWRRSPDKLPAEIEGVATDLSTAELPRVPADTNAVVIAVAADASTEEAYRTAYVNGVANVLDALERDHVAPERVLFVSSTAVYGDAGGGWIDENTTPEPTGFSGRVMLEAEELLLKRFDGTGTSPVVLRLGGIYGPGRTRLIDQVRTGAAVIPDQPRFTNRIHRDDAAGAIVHLLNMPDAPSLLYLGVDNEPAELGDVLRFLAAELGLDVPPTGSLGDARGGNKRCSNALLRGTGFSCKYPSFREGYRDVLAGVGVRHL from the coding sequence ATGACTATCCTTCTCGCCGGTTGCGGCGACCTCGGCACCGAGACGGGTCTGCGTTTCGCCGCAGCGGGGCACCGGGTGGTGGGTTGGCGCCGTTCCCCGGACAAACTGCCGGCTGAGATCGAGGGCGTCGCCACGGACTTAAGCACCGCCGAACTGCCGCGTGTCCCGGCGGACACTAACGCCGTCGTCATCGCCGTGGCTGCGGATGCTTCTACAGAAGAGGCATACCGGACCGCGTACGTGAACGGGGTTGCGAATGTCCTCGACGCCCTCGAGCGCGACCACGTTGCACCCGAACGCGTCCTCTTCGTCTCGTCCACGGCAGTGTATGGCGACGCCGGAGGAGGATGGATCGATGAAAACACGACGCCGGAACCCACCGGATTCTCGGGCCGCGTCATGCTTGAAGCAGAGGAGCTGCTGCTGAAGCGGTTCGACGGGACGGGGACCTCGCCTGTCGTGCTCAGGCTTGGCGGAATCTACGGACCGGGCCGGACGCGGCTCATCGACCAGGTTCGGACCGGCGCCGCCGTCATTCCTGACCAGCCGCGCTTCACCAATCGCATCCACCGCGACGACGCCGCCGGCGCCATCGTGCATTTGCTCAACATGCCTGACGCGCCGTCACTCCTCTATCTCGGCGTCGACAACGAGCCGGCCGAGTTGGGCGACGTCCTGCGTTTCTTGGCGGCTGAATTGGGGTTGGACGTCCCGCCGACGGGTTCCCTGGGCGACGCACGTGGCGGCAACAAACGGTGCAGCAACGCGCTGCTTCGGGGAACAGGGTTCTCCTGCAAGTACCCATCCTTCCGCGAGGGTTACCGCGACGTTTTAGCCGGCGTCGGAGTGCGCCACCTTTGA
- a CDS encoding DUF222 domain-containing protein, whose amino-acid sequence MEAIGEHGADSSAGTNVSGLGAAVLLRGRRLRSVPAALLADAPVKDVSDGGAAAGFAAGAGPATRRLETNGPEPVAAATTELASPAPATTDLKASLALLDSATSSAPEELAAANFLQAADFAELTEKLSRRVEHLQVLAAAAVDRTRTEAINAAATASRAAGWTTGWTTGWGPEPGPEPVPDPAPDPGPDPGAQHSEAAATTAGADGSSFAVAAAPGPTPAASAVASAPASAVAWSPADDGARNTAEFLRTRLRISTPEARRRLALANATLPRTGLAGRPMPPEREETAAALTTGIISSRAGTTITTALDKVRHIPNPALIAEMEHNLTQTAIDNDHDFLTRIAHRWIDALDQDGTEPSEENLRHRQGVFLHHKRGGLHHLEIRATADQYEVLATVMNTATNPRTTTPNTTTSAKTDNGNNNDSGDGDGTAAGTSQQDTSQQGNGSSGDGGTSSADGTIAAAVDPDAAFNAPTPEPDLDRRTLAQQRLDGLIGASKAALAAGTLPTTGGLRPQVMVTVGYRDLLNSIQTTANRGPRYASKGNHTTNQPTDSPQPTDTNGWQPSGPELLPGTWQTTQPRPEPDTSTDAPQTSEPDTQTGNLPSTNITSTNAASINPPGTNPPGINRSGTDPFTTPLPGGPAGTATGSGTFTYTGPVTASTIRKIACDADIIPVLLGSQGRILDIGRTTRIFPPHIRKALNTRDQGCAFPNCTIPAPWCEAHHITYWSRGGPTSTDNGVLLCTHHHHLIHKEQWKIHLKNGIPWFIPPPHIDPRQQPRQNHHHKT is encoded by the coding sequence ATGGAAGCGATTGGGGAGCACGGAGCGGACAGCTCGGCGGGGACGAATGTCTCTGGCCTGGGTGCCGCTGTCCTGCTGCGCGGCCGCCGGCTGCGTAGCGTTCCTGCGGCTCTCCTTGCTGACGCACCGGTCAAGGACGTGTCCGACGGCGGTGCTGCCGCCGGCTTTGCAGCTGGCGCTGGCCCTGCAACTCGGCGTTTGGAAACGAACGGCCCGGAACCGGTCGCCGCGGCAACTACTGAGCTGGCGTCCCCAGCGCCGGCAACGACTGATCTGAAGGCGTCCCTGGCGCTGCTGGACTCCGCCACCAGCTCGGCTCCGGAGGAGCTGGCGGCGGCCAACTTCCTTCAGGCGGCCGATTTCGCTGAACTGACCGAGAAGCTCTCCCGCCGCGTCGAACACCTGCAAGTACTCGCCGCCGCGGCGGTGGACCGGACACGGACCGAGGCGATCAACGCCGCCGCGACCGCCAGCCGCGCCGCCGGCTGGACCACAGGCTGGACCACAGGCTGGGGCCCCGAACCCGGACCCGAGCCTGTCCCGGATCCTGCCCCGGATCCAGGCCCGGATCCTGGCGCTCAGCACTCCGAGGCTGCCGCCACCACGGCTGGAGCCGACGGTTCCTCCTTTGCCGTTGCTGCCGCCCCTGGCCCAACTCCGGCCGCCTCCGCGGTTGCCTCTGCCCCTGCCTCTGCGGTGGCCTGGTCCCCGGCCGATGACGGAGCCCGAAACACCGCCGAGTTCCTCCGCACCCGGCTCCGGATCAGCACCCCCGAAGCACGCCGCCGCCTCGCCCTGGCCAACGCCACCCTCCCCCGCACCGGACTCGCCGGCCGGCCCATGCCACCCGAACGCGAAGAAACCGCAGCCGCCCTCACCACCGGAATCATCTCCTCCCGCGCCGGAACCACCATCACCACCGCCCTGGACAAAGTCCGCCACATCCCCAACCCCGCCCTGATCGCCGAAATGGAACACAACCTCACCCAAACCGCGATCGACAACGACCACGACTTCCTCACCCGCATCGCCCACCGCTGGATCGACGCCCTCGACCAGGACGGCACCGAACCCTCCGAAGAAAACCTCCGCCACCGCCAAGGCGTCTTCCTCCACCACAAACGCGGCGGCCTGCACCACCTCGAAATCCGCGCCACCGCCGACCAATACGAAGTCCTCGCCACCGTCATGAACACCGCCACCAACCCCCGCACCACCACACCCAACACCACCACCAGCGCGAAAACCGACAACGGCAACAACAACGACAGCGGCGACGGTGACGGCACGGCCGCCGGCACCAGCCAACAGGACACCAGCCAACAGGGCAACGGCAGCAGCGGTGACGGCGGTACCAGCAGCGCCGACGGTACCATCGCCGCCGCTGTCGACCCCGACGCGGCCTTCAACGCCCCCACCCCGGAACCGGACCTGGACCGCCGCACCCTCGCCCAGCAACGCCTCGACGGCCTCATCGGCGCATCCAAGGCAGCCCTCGCCGCCGGCACCCTGCCCACCACCGGAGGACTCCGCCCCCAAGTCATGGTCACCGTCGGCTACCGGGACCTCCTCAACAGCATCCAAACCACCGCCAACCGCGGCCCCCGCTACGCCTCCAAAGGAAACCACACCACCAACCAGCCAACAGACAGCCCCCAACCAACAGACACAAACGGATGGCAACCCAGCGGCCCCGAGCTCCTGCCAGGCACCTGGCAGACCACCCAACCGCGCCCCGAACCGGACACCAGCACAGACGCCCCGCAGACAAGCGAACCCGACACCCAGACAGGCAACCTGCCCAGCACCAACATCACCAGCACCAACGCCGCCAGTATCAACCCGCCCGGCACCAACCCGCCCGGCATCAACCGGTCCGGCACCGACCCCTTCACCACACCCCTGCCCGGCGGGCCGGCCGGCACGGCCACCGGCAGCGGAACCTTCACCTACACCGGCCCCGTCACCGCCTCCACCATCCGCAAAATCGCCTGCGACGCCGACATCATCCCCGTCCTCCTCGGCAGCCAAGGACGCATCCTCGACATCGGCCGCACCACCCGGATCTTCCCGCCCCACATCCGCAAAGCCCTCAACACCCGCGACCAAGGCTGCGCCTTCCCCAACTGCACCATCCCCGCACCCTGGTGCGAAGCCCACCACATCACCTACTGGTC